From Paenibacillus physcomitrellae, the proteins below share one genomic window:
- a CDS encoding sensor histidine kinase: MKLFVRSLQFRISWIYILISILGIGVTGAVLYAGISRVVLQESVDSSQMAISKGGTYIVMYLDRLEVLAKTLADSPQTKRTLASKDKTGEHDVLTSIENVRETDPFIKSVIVIGKDGYVLSNEKSLNMTRSSNMMKEPWYAAAVQSRVPALTSARMQNFSMNKTDWVISMSQEIRDDSGRNLGVVLLDVEYKGFEDYLNKLNLGSEGYVYILNDQNEVVYNKDVSYYTDPAKRQQLIALKEGPQGYDKEQNRLVYQTRLEGTDWTLVGVSSLDGLRQVRIQLQRTFLTVAAALLVLILLTSPWIAKGITRPVRRLESAMQQVQGGLLTISVPETGVTEVQGLARHFNVMVQEIRQLLKDKEAKEQALRLHELSVLHSQINPHFLYNTLDTIVWMAEFQDTDRVIATTKALAEFFQLSLSGGSEFTTIEKELAHVSQYLFIQKERYGDKLSYDISSDSSVKEITIPKIILQPLAENALYHGIREMSGPGKIEIRCGKTEDGRIEFIVKDDGAGFDPARLGQISGSSRLGGVGIRNVDERLKLYYGPHYGIELHSSSGKGTEVIISIPDPQNTKGEQEK, translated from the coding sequence ATGAAGCTCTTTGTGCGCTCGCTTCAATTTCGTATCTCCTGGATTTATATCCTGATCAGCATTCTCGGCATAGGGGTTACCGGGGCAGTGCTGTATGCGGGCATTTCTCGCGTTGTGCTGCAGGAATCGGTAGATTCCAGCCAAATGGCCATTTCTAAAGGCGGGACCTATATCGTCATGTATCTCGACCGCCTGGAAGTGCTTGCCAAGACGCTGGCTGATAGCCCGCAGACCAAACGGACACTGGCTTCCAAGGACAAAACCGGGGAGCATGATGTGCTGACTTCCATTGAAAATGTAAGGGAAACCGATCCTTTTATCAAATCGGTTATTGTCATCGGCAAAGATGGTTATGTGCTTTCTAACGAAAAAAGTTTGAATATGACGCGATCTTCCAATATGATGAAAGAACCATGGTATGCAGCAGCCGTTCAAAGCAGGGTGCCTGCTTTGACTTCCGCACGGATGCAGAATTTTTCGATGAACAAAACGGATTGGGTGATCTCTATGAGCCAGGAAATCCGTGACGACTCAGGCCGAAACCTGGGCGTTGTTCTATTGGATGTTGAATATAAAGGGTTTGAGGATTATCTGAACAAGCTGAATCTTGGAAGCGAAGGTTATGTCTATATTCTCAACGATCAAAATGAAGTTGTTTATAACAAGGATGTTTCCTACTATACAGACCCCGCCAAGAGGCAGCAGTTAATTGCCTTGAAGGAGGGGCCGCAGGGCTACGATAAAGAACAAAACAGGCTGGTTTATCAAACCAGACTGGAAGGAACAGACTGGACTTTGGTAGGCGTGAGCTCCTTGGACGGACTTCGGCAAGTCCGAATCCAGCTGCAGCGGACTTTTCTAACGGTAGCTGCTGCTTTGCTGGTCTTAATTCTCCTTACGTCCCCATGGATTGCCAAGGGAATTACTCGTCCTGTCCGGAGGCTGGAGTCTGCCATGCAGCAGGTGCAGGGCGGCCTTTTGACGATCAGTGTCCCTGAAACGGGGGTCACGGAAGTGCAGGGGCTGGCCCGCCATTTTAATGTGATGGTTCAGGAAATCAGGCAGCTGCTCAAAGATAAGGAAGCCAAAGAGCAGGCTTTGCGGCTGCATGAGCTGAGCGTCCTGCACAGTCAAATCAATCCGCATTTTCTTTATAATACGCTGGACACGATCGTTTGGATGGCTGAATTTCAGGACACGGACAGGGTCATCGCTACAACTAAAGCCTTGGCGGAATTTTTTCAATTGTCCTTGAGCGGGGGCAGTGAATTTACCACCATTGAGAAAGAGTTGGCCCATGTATCGCAGTACCTGTTCATTCAGAAGGAACGATACGGAGACAAGCTTTCGTATGATATCAGCAGTGATTCGTCGGTGAAAGAAATCACAATCCCTAAAATTATTCTTCAGCCTTTAGCAGAAAATGCGTTATATCATGGGATCAGGGAAATGAGCGGCCCTGGTAAGATAGAAATCCGGTGCGGAAAGACGGAAGATGGCAGAATCGAGTTCATCGTCAAAGACGACGGGGCAGGATTCGATCCAGCCCGGCTTGGACAGATTTCAGGTAGTTCCAGGCTGGGCGGCGTGGGCATCCGAAATGTAGATGAACGCTTGAAGCTTTATTATGGTCCCCATTATGGTATTGAATTGCATTCCTCTTCGGGGAAGGGGACAGAAGTCATCATTAGTATTCCAGATCCGCAAAATACGAAAGGAGAACAAGAGAAATGA
- a CDS encoding methyl-accepting chemotaxis protein, which translates to MFIVMVTVLSTAVHRQDRSLIMDESLERAETVIRTLDALISDSSQSAMLQPYILEQLRMQPDIESMLIYEASEDGKVIAAKEQSMLGTPIPPEVLNAAKADEQIQNFKSKELELIAPIHIGETSAYVIQVLFSLEKEFKSANDLLADTILIGVVVLVIFGILLFFLVKWLVSKPIRQVMGVAHEISEGNLLADIPANHRKDEIGMLFQSFTKMTDSLRYLIGNVRFGTAQVSLAVNRLVESAETTETAALEISTNVKELSAGSDMQLGLAQDNAEAMEEMASGVLRIADSSLRVADTSQETSQLANKGDESLQQNVEQMKRIEQTVQMLNNALHSLTGKTEKIEEMVKLINEISAQTNLLALNAAIEAARAGDAGRGFGVVADEIRKLAEQTENSTHEISELVQSIRDDSVSSLTSMEAVNSEVVDGIRQTEEAGVIFKHILGKIEEVTAHIQEVSSASQQISAGTEETAAAISETSRIARAASEKAHVSSDNVTEQLNQINEIKKLSDQVKLLMSNLRETESAFKI; encoded by the coding sequence ATGTTTATTGTAATGGTCACTGTCTTGAGCACAGCGGTCCACCGGCAGGACCGGTCGCTGATTATGGATGAAAGTCTGGAACGAGCTGAAACGGTTATCCGTACTCTGGATGCGTTAATCAGTGACAGCAGCCAGTCTGCTATGCTTCAGCCTTACATTCTGGAACAGCTTAGAATGCAGCCTGACATTGAATCCATGTTAATTTATGAAGCTTCGGAAGACGGTAAAGTTATTGCTGCCAAAGAGCAATCCATGCTGGGCACCCCAATCCCGCCGGAGGTTCTGAATGCGGCGAAAGCAGATGAGCAGATTCAAAACTTTAAATCAAAAGAATTGGAACTAATTGCCCCGATACATATTGGCGAAACGTCGGCGTATGTCATCCAGGTTCTCTTTTCTTTAGAAAAAGAGTTTAAATCCGCTAATGACCTATTAGCGGACACCATTTTAATAGGTGTAGTCGTTCTCGTTATTTTCGGCATCCTTCTCTTTTTCCTTGTTAAGTGGCTTGTATCCAAACCGATTCGACAGGTTATGGGCGTGGCCCATGAAATTTCTGAAGGAAATCTGCTGGCTGACATACCGGCAAACCACAGGAAAGACGAAATCGGCATGCTGTTCCAATCCTTTACGAAGATGACAGACAGTCTCCGCTATTTGATCGGTAACGTCCGATTCGGAACTGCTCAGGTCAGCCTGGCGGTGAATCGCCTGGTCGAGAGTGCAGAAACAACCGAAACGGCTGCGCTTGAAATCTCTACGAATGTCAAGGAGCTTTCTGCAGGCAGCGATATGCAGCTTGGTCTAGCTCAGGATAATGCTGAAGCTATGGAAGAAATGGCATCCGGCGTCCTGCGGATCGCCGACTCCTCGCTTCGTGTGGCTGACACCAGCCAAGAGACGAGCCAGCTGGCCAATAAAGGGGACGAGTCGCTGCAGCAAAATGTGGAGCAGATGAAGCGGATTGAACAAACCGTTCAAATGCTGAACAACGCCCTTCACTCCCTGACAGGCAAAACGGAAAAAATCGAAGAAATGGTGAAATTGATTAACGAAATTTCGGCGCAAACCAATTTGCTGGCGTTAAATGCGGCCATTGAAGCTGCCAGAGCAGGTGATGCTGGCCGGGGATTCGGGGTCGTAGCCGATGAAATTCGCAAGCTGGCTGAACAAACCGAAAATTCCACGCATGAGATTTCCGAGCTTGTTCAATCCATCCGTGACGATTCCGTATCTTCTCTGACCTCGATGGAAGCTGTAAACAGCGAGGTAGTGGACGGAATCCGGCAGACGGAAGAAGCCGGTGTTATTTTCAAACATATTTTAGGGAAAATTGAAGAGGTCACCGCACATATTCAGGAGGTTTCTTCAGCGTCCCAGCAGATTTCTGCGGGAACCGAAGAGACGGCTGCTGCGATCTCCGAAACCTCCAGAATTGCCCGCGCAGCTTCCGAGAAAGCTCATGTTTCCTCGGACAATGTAACAGAGCAGCTGAATCAAATCAATGAAATCAAGAAATTGTCCGATCAAGTTAAACTGCTTATGAGTAATCTGCGCGAAACAGAGTCTGCATTTAAAATTTAA
- a CDS encoding glycoside hydrolase family 13 protein has product MHLAFRGWKEAEDLKERWWKESVVYQIYPVSFRDTNGDGIGDLRGITSKLDYLKDLGVDVIWVCPIYKSPNHDNGYDISDYCDIMKEFGTMEDFDRMLREIHARGMKLMMDLVLNHTSDEHPWFLESALSKDNPKRDYYIWRKGKNDGPPNNWESYFSGSVWEYDAKTDEYYLHLYSKHQPDLNWENETVIDELHNMVHWWLKKGVDGFRFDAIAHIVKAQGFPDASNPYNTKTVRAYELFSNLEKVHTLLQNLNDKVLYFYDIMTVGETSGLGPEQALDYVGDTRRELNMVFQFEHMFLDAMSAGSGKWDYKPWNLLDLKKVMSLWQTVLHNRGWNANYLNNHDQPRSVSRFGNDGKYRVESAKMLATFIHTLEGTPYIYQGEEIGMTNADFTSIEDYRDVETLNFYQERMLEGMPEEELLQKIKRKSRDNARTPMQWDDSEHGGFTTGTPWIKVNGNYKDINVAKAVKDPDSIYHYYRKLIALRKEHKVIVYGEYKLLLPLHPEIYAYTRTLEEDGLLVLLNFFDEEPVCELPDDIRGKELELLISNYQPQPGESIDKLKLRPYEARVYKFKV; this is encoded by the coding sequence ATGCATTTGGCGTTTCGCGGCTGGAAGGAGGCGGAAGACTTGAAGGAGCGTTGGTGGAAGGAAAGTGTTGTGTATCAAATTTATCCGGTCAGCTTCCGGGATACCAACGGGGACGGCATAGGTGATCTGCGCGGCATTACGTCCAAATTGGACTATTTGAAAGATCTCGGCGTGGATGTAATCTGGGTATGCCCGATTTATAAATCGCCCAACCATGATAATGGCTATGATATAAGCGATTACTGCGACATTATGAAAGAGTTTGGCACCATGGAGGACTTCGACCGGATGCTGCGAGAAATTCATGCGCGCGGCATGAAACTTATGATGGACCTGGTTCTGAACCATACCTCTGATGAACATCCCTGGTTTCTGGAATCGGCTTTGTCCAAGGACAATCCCAAACGGGATTATTATATTTGGCGCAAAGGGAAGAACGACGGTCCCCCAAACAACTGGGAATCGTATTTCAGCGGATCGGTCTGGGAATACGACGCGAAAACGGACGAATATTATCTGCATCTGTATTCTAAACACCAGCCGGACCTGAACTGGGAGAATGAGACGGTCATCGACGAGCTGCACAACATGGTGCATTGGTGGCTGAAAAAAGGGGTGGACGGCTTCCGGTTTGACGCTATTGCCCATATCGTCAAAGCGCAAGGCTTTCCAGATGCCTCTAATCCATACAATACCAAAACGGTGCGGGCCTACGAGCTTTTCTCCAATCTGGAGAAAGTACACACACTGCTGCAGAACCTGAATGATAAGGTGCTCTATTTCTACGATATTATGACGGTTGGCGAAACCTCGGGTCTTGGACCGGAGCAGGCGCTCGATTACGTGGGGGATACCAGGCGGGAGCTCAATATGGTTTTTCAGTTTGAACATATGTTTCTGGACGCCATGTCGGCCGGGAGCGGGAAATGGGATTATAAACCCTGGAACCTGCTCGACTTGAAGAAAGTCATGAGTCTTTGGCAGACCGTCCTTCATAATAGAGGCTGGAATGCCAACTATCTAAATAACCATGACCAGCCCAGATCGGTCAGCCGCTTTGGCAACGACGGGAAATACCGGGTGGAATCGGCTAAAATGCTGGCGACATTTATCCATACGCTTGAAGGCACGCCGTATATTTACCAGGGTGAAGAAATCGGCATGACCAATGCTGATTTTACTTCCATTGAGGACTATAGGGATGTCGAAACCCTCAATTTCTATCAGGAAAGAATGCTGGAGGGCATGCCTGAAGAAGAGCTGCTGCAGAAGATCAAACGAAAGAGCCGCGATAACGCAAGAACGCCGATGCAGTGGGATGACAGCGAACATGGCGGATTTACGACCGGCACACCTTGGATCAAGGTGAATGGCAATTATAAGGATATCAATGTAGCCAAGGCCGTTAAAGATCCGGATTCGATCTATCATTACTACCGCAAGCTGATTGCCCTGCGTAAAGAACATAAAGTGATTGTTTATGGCGAATACAAGCTTTTGCTGCCGCTGCATCCGGAAATTTACGCTTACACCCGGACGCTTGAGGAGGATGGACTACTCGTGCTGCTGAACTTCTTTGACGAGGAGCCTGTCTGTGAACTGCCGGACGATATTCGGGGCAAGGAGCTGGAGCTGCTAATTTCCAATTACCAGCCGCAGCCGGGTGAGTCTATCGACAAGCTGAAGCTCCGTCCCTATGAGGCCCGAGTCTATAAGTTTAAAGTATGA
- a CDS encoding NAD(P)/FAD-dependent oxidoreductase has translation MIYDCLIIGGGMAGLQAAIQLGRYSVHRILVVDAGTGRSTLCREYHNLLGFPEGISGEELRSRGRRQAESFGVEFTEDRIVQAEKANEGFRFTGASGSRYECRTVLLATGLSDRYPDIPGLEPTFGRSVYVCPDCDGYEIQDRNTLVIGSGNPGANMALLMAERARSLIYINHEKAHVDEEKHRLMHQAGIRYMEQEVTEIIHENDGYIQGAMLEDGSLVEAERGFIAFGGNHVHSELAEQLGVELHHNRHVEANPRSKMTNVEHVWTAGDLGVHSELVTAAMGDGAIAAVWINKTLRKLEHG, from the coding sequence ATGATTTATGATTGTTTGATCATAGGGGGAGGTATGGCAGGGCTGCAGGCGGCTATTCAGCTGGGCCGCTATTCTGTCCACCGCATCCTTGTGGTTGATGCCGGAACAGGCCGTTCAACGTTATGCCGGGAATACCATAATCTGCTCGGCTTCCCGGAAGGAATCTCCGGGGAGGAGCTGCGGAGCAGGGGCAGACGGCAGGCCGAGTCTTTCGGGGTTGAATTTACGGAGGACCGGATTGTGCAGGCCGAGAAGGCCAATGAGGGCTTCCGATTCACCGGAGCTTCAGGCAGCCGTTATGAATGCCGTACTGTACTGCTGGCCACCGGGCTGTCGGACCGTTATCCGGACATCCCGGGGCTGGAGCCAACCTTCGGGCGCAGCGTGTATGTATGCCCGGATTGTGACGGCTATGAAATTCAGGACCGGAACACGCTGGTTATCGGATCGGGCAATCCTGGCGCCAACATGGCGCTGCTCATGGCTGAACGGGCCAGAAGCCTGATCTACATTAATCATGAGAAAGCCCATGTGGATGAAGAGAAACACCGTCTGATGCATCAAGCCGGTATTCGTTACATGGAGCAGGAAGTGACAGAGATTATTCATGAAAATGACGGATACATCCAGGGCGCCATGCTGGAAGATGGCTCCTTGGTGGAAGCCGAGCGGGGGTTCATCGCTTTTGGCGGCAACCATGTCCATTCGGAGCTGGCAGAGCAGCTTGGGGTAGAACTCCATCACAATCGTCATGTGGAGGCTAATCCCCGTTCCAAAATGACGAATGTGGAGCACGTCTGGACCGCCGGCGATCTGGGGGTACACTCCGAGCTCGTTACGGCTGCCATGGGAGACGGGGCGATTGCCGCGGTTTGGATCAACAAAACGCTGCGCAAGCTGGAGCACGGATAA
- a CDS encoding GNAT family N-acetyltransferase, which translates to MSDLIYEIKDAELGDLGRIVEIYNSTIAGRQVTADLEMITTESRISWFEQHSPELRPLWVLTIDGQIAAWLSFQSFYGRPAYLGTAEISIYIAEEYRSKGLGSILVRHAINKCPEIGVHTLLGFVFGHNEPSLRLLRKFGFETWGHLPKVANMDGIERDLIIVGLRVVE; encoded by the coding sequence ATGTCAGATCTTATTTATGAAATCAAAGACGCCGAGCTCGGCGACTTGGGAAGAATTGTCGAGATTTACAATTCCACGATTGCGGGGCGTCAGGTCACAGCTGATCTGGAGATGATCACGACGGAAAGCCGGATTTCCTGGTTCGAGCAGCACAGTCCGGAACTCCGTCCTTTATGGGTACTTACAATTGACGGACAAATCGCGGCGTGGCTCAGCTTCCAGTCTTTCTATGGAAGACCGGCTTATCTGGGCACGGCGGAGATCAGCATTTATATTGCTGAAGAATACCGTTCAAAGGGACTTGGCAGTATTCTTGTACGTCATGCAATCAACAAATGTCCGGAGATCGGCGTACATACCCTGCTCGGCTTCGTGTTCGGCCATAACGAGCCAAGTCTGCGGCTGCTTCGCAAGTTCGGCTTCGAAACCTGGGGCCATTTGCCAAAGGTGGCGAACATGGACGGGATTGAAAGAGATTTGATCATCGTCGGGCTGCGGGTAGTGGAATAG
- a CDS encoding MFS transporter yields MRPIFSRLKGNSRGSLAFEPLFLIPYSMFTTYATLYMYELGLTETAIGWITSIGLVVQVFSSLISGYLTDRMGRKRAILYFDLLSWTLATLLWAVSHNVWLFVAAALLNGFQRVPNTAFYCLIVEDSKPSERTYVFTLLQIIGVIGGLFAPLGGLLVAHYGLVSGVRIMYVLACVMMTIQFIGRHLTTRETEIGLRKMKETRELGFKEILADYWGSIGEMLRSRSLLLIFGVYILFNFQATLKTTYLSLYLADYLHMGSGMISLFPAVSSAIMLLALWLIMPKISSSAETRAMTAGFWLSVVSNVMLVLYPTGNLVWVGASTVLSAVGLMISSPYLEAAVQNAIDDEKRAKMFSMLSVFILLLTSPAGIIGGWAYTIDPRIPLWLVSAAFAGSALLILLYRRRKSLETADPAV; encoded by the coding sequence ATGCGACCAATTTTTAGCCGGCTTAAGGGGAACAGCCGAGGATCTCTGGCTTTCGAGCCGCTTTTTCTGATTCCTTACAGCATGTTTACCACCTATGCCACCTTGTATATGTATGAGCTTGGGTTAACGGAAACCGCCATCGGATGGATCACGAGTATCGGGCTGGTGGTACAAGTATTCTCCTCTTTGATCAGCGGATATTTAACGGATCGAATGGGCAGGAAGCGGGCGATTTTGTATTTCGATCTGCTCAGCTGGACGCTGGCCACTTTATTATGGGCCGTCTCGCATAACGTCTGGCTGTTTGTGGCCGCCGCTCTTCTTAACGGATTTCAGCGAGTGCCGAACACCGCATTCTATTGCCTGATCGTTGAAGACTCCAAGCCGTCCGAGCGAACTTACGTCTTTACGCTGCTGCAAATCATCGGCGTGATCGGAGGATTGTTTGCCCCGCTGGGCGGACTGCTCGTCGCCCACTACGGACTGGTGAGCGGCGTACGGATCATGTATGTGCTAGCCTGCGTCATGATGACGATCCAATTTATCGGCCGCCATTTGACGACGCGGGAAACGGAAATCGGTCTTCGGAAGATGAAGGAAACCCGGGAGCTCGGGTTCAAAGAAATTTTGGCGGATTACTGGGGCTCGATCGGAGAAATGCTGCGCAGCAGAAGCCTGCTGCTGATCTTTGGGGTGTACATCCTGTTTAACTTTCAGGCCACGCTGAAAACGACCTATCTGTCCTTATATCTCGCAGATTATTTACATATGGGAAGCGGAATGATTTCATTGTTTCCGGCTGTGTCCTCGGCGATAATGCTGCTGGCCTTATGGCTGATCATGCCGAAGATTTCATCCTCCGCAGAGACTCGGGCCATGACCGCAGGCTTCTGGTTGTCCGTGGTATCCAATGTGATGCTGGTGCTTTATCCAACCGGCAATTTGGTCTGGGTGGGAGCCAGTACGGTGCTTTCGGCAGTGGGACTTATGATCAGCTCGCCTTATCTGGAAGCGGCCGTCCAGAATGCAATTGATGATGAAAAGAGAGCCAAAATGTTCTCGATGCTCTCTGTGTTTATTTTGCTGCTCACCTCGCCGGCCGGCATTATTGGAGGTTGGGCTTACACAATCGACCCGCGCATCCCGCTCTGGCTGGTAAGCGCCGCTTTTGCAGGCTCAGCCCTGCTGATTCTTCTGTACCGAAGAAGAAAAAGCTTGGAGACGGCAGATCCTGCCGTGTAA
- a CDS encoding hemolysin family protein: protein MDIVKLIVVILLILCTAFFVASEYSVIRVRISRIDQLAAAGNKKAAAVQSILSKLDEYLSACQLGNTLTALALGWLGESTIEHLLAPVFELLHVPASIESVISFLIAFMLLTFFEVVVGELVPKSFAIQMAEPMAMFFSRPLIVFYRLTYPINWFLSRSSRLITGWFGVKPAGQHETVQTEAELRLALSEGYKSGQINPFEYRYLNNIFELDKLAVQGIMVPRTEIKSVPRDTRLADFLKNEESSRFAYYPVTLDHDKDRIVGIVDTRELLGSFIRRKSDGSEMVGQFTKPVIHVIDTIRAQNLLLKMQKEGIKMAVLQDEFGGTTGIVTIEDIIESIIGEIGDEPYSADQADEIIELEEGLYRIHPKTPLHEINNRLHAGLEPGEAHTLGGWMLTRKYDIVTGGSLRSRNYLFTVKEMERGQLKWIEARRLSREEQDAMKQTGMKQSGPEGTEH, encoded by the coding sequence ATGGACATTGTTAAACTGATTGTGGTTATTTTGCTGATTTTATGTACGGCCTTTTTTGTGGCATCCGAATATTCGGTAATCCGGGTGCGTATATCCCGGATCGACCAGCTGGCAGCGGCGGGAAACAAGAAGGCGGCGGCCGTGCAGAGCATTCTGAGCAAACTGGACGAATACCTGTCGGCCTGCCAGCTCGGCAATACGTTGACAGCGCTGGCTTTAGGTTGGCTTGGGGAGTCAACCATTGAGCATTTGCTTGCTCCGGTATTCGAGCTGCTGCACGTGCCGGCTTCGATCGAATCCGTGATTTCCTTTCTGATTGCGTTCATGCTGCTGACGTTCTTTGAAGTCGTGGTCGGCGAGCTTGTGCCGAAATCGTTTGCGATTCAGATGGCGGAGCCGATGGCGATGTTTTTCAGCCGGCCGCTTATTGTTTTTTATAGATTGACTTATCCGATCAACTGGTTTCTGAGCCGTTCTTCCCGCCTGATCACCGGATGGTTTGGCGTGAAGCCGGCCGGACAGCATGAAACGGTGCAGACGGAAGCGGAGCTGCGGCTGGCCTTGTCCGAGGGCTACAAAAGCGGTCAGATCAATCCCTTTGAATACCGTTATCTGAACAATATATTTGAGCTGGACAAATTGGCCGTGCAGGGCATTATGGTTCCGAGAACAGAGATCAAGTCGGTTCCTCGGGATACGCGGCTGGCGGATTTTCTGAAAAATGAGGAAAGCTCCCGTTTTGCCTATTATCCGGTTACGCTCGACCATGACAAGGATCGGATTGTAGGGATCGTGGATACACGCGAGCTGCTCGGAAGTTTTATCCGCAGGAAGTCGGACGGTTCAGAGATGGTCGGCCAATTCACGAAACCTGTCATTCACGTGATCGACACGATCAGAGCCCAGAATTTGCTGCTGAAGATGCAGAAAGAAGGCATCAAGATGGCGGTGCTGCAGGATGAATTCGGCGGTACGACGGGTATCGTGACCATTGAGGATATCATCGAAAGCATTATCGGCGAGATCGGGGACGAGCCTTATTCGGCCGATCAGGCAGATGAGATCATCGAGCTTGAAGAGGGCTTATACCGGATCCATCCCAAAACCCCGCTGCATGAAATCAATAACCGGCTGCATGCCGGGCTTGAACCCGGTGAAGCGCACACGCTCGGCGGATGGATGCTGACCCGGAAATACGATATTGTAACCGGGGGCAGTCTTCGTTCCCGCAATTACTTGTTTACCGTTAAGGAGATGGAACGCGGACAACTGAAGTGGATTGAAGCACGCCGATTGTCCCGCGAGGAACAGGACGCGATGAAACAGACTGGAATGAAACAAAGCGGGCCGGAAGGAACCGAACACTAG
- a CDS encoding TIGR03943 family putative permease subunit, producing the protein MNISPSSRLHYGLQAALMFALALYIGSLVKTNALHYYLAPRMEKWMLLCPILLGLMAVFTAYRAIAPDDDPVCGCSHEVPKSLFKRMTIYVLFLLPVAFGALMPNRALGSAAASTKGFSLTSPLQEEHVSKEKAALRPAAEEAPQEAGSGAGSGAGAGSSNQAVRPAKVFTAPDEYNEEFAWLATLLYAKPIINVTPDIYSETIGAIELYKEDFIGKSISLTGFVYKDTALEQPAGEFAVGRFLVLCCTADALPFGVLVKSPQNAVSFNKDTWVKVTGKINVETVGGQQVLKIDAAQINATAQPSVPYVYPNADSVAAFEQDQNGNK; encoded by the coding sequence ATGAACATTTCCCCTTCGTCCAGGCTGCATTATGGATTGCAGGCGGCCCTTATGTTCGCTTTAGCTCTCTATATCGGCAGCCTGGTCAAAACCAATGCTCTGCATTACTATCTGGCCCCCCGGATGGAAAAATGGATGCTGCTCTGCCCGATTCTGCTCGGGCTTATGGCAGTATTTACGGCCTACCGGGCCATTGCTCCGGATGACGATCCGGTCTGCGGCTGCAGCCATGAGGTGCCCAAATCGTTGTTCAAAAGAATGACCATTTATGTGTTGTTCCTGCTGCCGGTCGCTTTCGGCGCCTTGATGCCCAACCGTGCCCTTGGCAGCGCGGCTGCGTCTACCAAAGGCTTCTCGCTGACCTCCCCGCTTCAGGAGGAGCATGTCAGCAAAGAGAAAGCCGCACTAAGGCCGGCGGCAGAAGAAGCGCCGCAAGAGGCGGGGTCCGGGGCGGGGTCCGGAGCCGGGGCTGGATCTTCAAATCAGGCGGTCAGACCTGCGAAGGTCTTTACGGCGCCCGATGAATATAACGAAGAATTCGCCTGGCTTGCGACTCTTCTTTATGCAAAGCCGATCATCAACGTGACACCGGATATCTATTCGGAAACCATTGGAGCGATAGAACTGTATAAAGAGGATTTTATCGGCAAATCCATTTCACTGACCGGCTTTGTGTATAAAGACACTGCACTCGAGCAGCCAGCCGGAGAATTTGCCGTTGGACGGTTCCTCGTTTTATGCTGCACGGCCGACGCTCTTCCTTTTGGCGTTCTGGTCAAGTCCCCGCAGAATGCTGTTTCGTTCAACAAGGACACCTGGGTAAAGGTGACCGGAAAAATCAATGTCGAGACGGTCGGCGGCCAGCAGGTATTAAAAATTGATGCCGCGCAAATAAACGCCACCGCGCAGCCTTCGGTTCCTTACGTATATCCGAATGCTGATTCCGTTGCTGCCTTTGAGCAGGATCAAAACGGCAACAAATAA